One segment of Microbacterium arborescens DNA contains the following:
- a CDS encoding heme ABC transporter ATP-binding protein, with translation MTGVAVEVQHASLRLGDATILDDVTMDVGYGRLLALVGPNGAGKSSLLSLLTGDRAPSTGAVRLDGRPVGDWSARELSRRRSVLLQSNQVAFSFSAGQVVAMGRTPWIGTQHADDDDARIAEAVDRADVAHLVHRAYPSLSGGEKARVSLARVLAQDTPVVLLDEPTAALDLRHQEDVLRVARGLAREGRAVVVVLHDLSLAAAYADEVAMIDGGRLVARGDARAVLTAERVATVYGTPVRVLDDPDTGRPVILPRRHADL, from the coding sequence GTGACGGGCGTCGCGGTCGAGGTGCAGCACGCGAGCCTGCGGCTGGGAGATGCGACGATCCTCGACGATGTGACGATGGATGTCGGCTACGGCCGGCTGCTCGCGCTCGTCGGGCCCAACGGCGCCGGCAAGTCGAGCCTGCTGTCGCTGCTGACGGGCGACCGTGCGCCGTCCACGGGCGCCGTGCGTCTCGACGGGCGTCCGGTGGGCGACTGGTCCGCACGTGAGCTGTCGCGGCGGCGCTCGGTGCTGCTGCAGTCGAACCAGGTCGCCTTCTCGTTCTCGGCGGGCCAGGTCGTCGCGATGGGGCGGACCCCCTGGATCGGCACGCAGCACGCGGACGACGATGACGCGCGCATCGCCGAAGCGGTGGACCGCGCGGACGTCGCGCACCTGGTCCATCGCGCCTACCCGTCGCTCTCCGGCGGTGAGAAGGCGCGCGTGTCGCTCGCTCGGGTTCTCGCACAGGACACCCCCGTCGTGCTGCTCGACGAGCCGACCGCGGCCCTGGATCTCCGGCACCAGGAGGACGTCCTCCGTGTCGCACGCGGGCTGGCTCGCGAGGGGCGAGCCGTGGTCGTCGTGCTGCACGACCTGTCGCTCGCCGCGGCCTACGCCGATGAGGTCGCGATGATCGACGGCGGCCGGCTCGTCGCCCGCGGTGATGCCCGCGCCGTGCTGACCGCCGAGCGGGTCGCGACGGTTTACGGCACGCCGGTCCGGGTGCTCGACGACCCTGACACCGGACGTCCGGTCATCCTCCCGCGCCGTCACGCCGACCTCTGA
- a CDS encoding heme/hemin ABC transporter substrate-binding protein has protein sequence MRRLAVAALAAAALSLTACMPAATSGAEAGVEVAIDRPPLSELTPVSDPRSLEGPSTAVLADAEVDPVGADPVQSLPVTVTSHDLTGDVEVTVTDASRIIAMDLSGSLAATVWGLGLGGDLVGRDVSTTFPGAADLPVVTGSGHTVNAESIIGLAPTLVITDGSIGPVDVVQQLRDVGITVVFVERSASFEGAADLARSVGEVLGVVEAGDRLAQRIADDVDATRAQIAALAPEAADDRLRMVFLYLRGSAGVYYLFGSESGADQLITALGGVDVAGELGWSGMQPLTDEAMVAADPDLILVMTGGLESVGGVDGLLADKPAIALTAAGQHRRFVDMADGQILSFGPRSAGVLDALARAVYAPAPAS, from the coding sequence ATGCGACGGCTCGCTGTCGCAGCGCTCGCCGCGGCCGCCCTCTCGCTGACCGCCTGCATGCCGGCGGCGACCTCAGGTGCCGAGGCTGGTGTCGAGGTCGCGATCGACCGGCCCCCGCTGAGCGAGCTCACGCCGGTGAGTGATCCGCGCTCGCTCGAGGGGCCGTCGACAGCCGTCCTCGCCGACGCCGAGGTCGACCCCGTCGGCGCGGATCCCGTGCAGAGCCTGCCGGTCACCGTGACCTCGCACGACCTCACGGGCGACGTCGAGGTGACGGTGACGGACGCCTCGCGCATCATCGCGATGGACCTCTCCGGGTCGCTGGCGGCGACCGTGTGGGGCCTGGGGCTCGGTGGCGACCTCGTCGGCCGCGACGTCTCGACGACCTTTCCCGGCGCGGCCGACCTTCCGGTGGTCACCGGCAGCGGCCACACGGTCAACGCCGAGTCGATCATCGGCCTCGCGCCGACCCTCGTCATCACCGACGGCAGCATCGGGCCGGTCGACGTCGTGCAGCAGCTGCGGGACGTCGGCATCACGGTGGTCTTCGTCGAGCGCTCCGCGTCGTTCGAGGGCGCCGCCGATCTCGCGCGATCGGTGGGTGAGGTGCTCGGTGTCGTCGAGGCGGGGGATCGGCTGGCTCAGCGCATCGCGGATGACGTCGATGCGACGCGGGCGCAGATCGCCGCGCTCGCGCCGGAGGCAGCCGACGACCGTCTGCGCATGGTCTTCCTCTACCTGCGCGGGTCGGCGGGGGTCTACTACCTGTTCGGGTCGGAGTCTGGTGCCGACCAGCTCATCACCGCGCTCGGTGGGGTCGACGTCGCCGGTGAGCTCGGCTGGAGCGGGATGCAGCCCCTCACGGACGAAGCGATGGTGGCCGCCGACCCCGACCTCATCCTCGTGATGACCGGCGGCCTGGAATCGGTCGGGGGCGTCGACGGCCTGCTCGCCGACAAGCCCGCGATCGCGCTCACCGCGGCCGGTCAGCACCGCCGCTTCGTCGACATGGCCGACGGGCAGATCCTGTCGTTCGGGCCGCGCAGCGCGGGGGTGCTCGACGCGCTGGCGCGGGCCGTCTACGCCCCGGCTCCGGCCTCATGA
- a CDS encoding potassium transporter Trk translates to MAEEITERVESAHVRRVPKYSVFLLLGVAAGIIVALALTFGIPDEGVSTNTGLQYSAGQVFGFIALGAIPICMAIAGVIALVLDRAARRRTREVRILHERVRTLDDA, encoded by the coding sequence ATGGCTGAGGAGATCACCGAACGGGTCGAGTCGGCGCACGTGCGTCGGGTGCCCAAGTACAGCGTGTTCCTCCTGCTCGGCGTCGCTGCGGGCATCATCGTCGCGCTGGCTCTGACGTTCGGCATCCCCGATGAGGGAGTCAGCACCAACACCGGCCTGCAGTACTCCGCGGGTCAGGTCTTCGGGTTCATCGCGCTCGGCGCCATCCCGATCTGCATGGCGATCGCGGGCGTCATCGCCCTCGTGCTCGACCGCGCTGCGCGTCGCCGCACGCGCGAGGTGCGCATCCTGCACGAGCGCGTGCGCACCCTCGACGACGCCTGA
- a CDS encoding ROK family transcriptional regulator gives MTTTSTEGAASRRTRGRRIRPEDARSNNRRLVLQALHREDGLSRADIARATGLSRVTISDLVGELVDEQLVVESGPGHRSGPGAPSRALALSRSSRNVVAVSISSGDTIEGAVVDLGGAVIAREVVERGGATGPEALEVLGDLIDRLVRSAAAPILGIGVSTPGVVDGAGVVRESSHLDWHDVALRGILFDRTGVPVSVTNGLNAAGMGELSFGKVDHDLLLVRIGAGVGAAVIINGAVVHGRNWAAGEIGHVVVTAGEGPVCACGRTGCLEAWLSVPKLEARLAGAPDESAASDIRREAGRCLGIALSPLVATLGLTDVVLSGPAELIEGELIEAAREAIAVRVLPILFDDLTVRLAETHGDLRLRGAAALVLSETLGLT, from the coding sequence ATGACTACGACGTCAACGGAAGGCGCTGCCTCGCGGAGGACGCGCGGACGCCGCATCCGTCCCGAAGATGCGCGCAGCAACAACCGCCGCCTCGTCCTGCAGGCGCTCCATCGTGAGGACGGTCTGTCGCGCGCCGACATCGCACGCGCCACCGGACTGTCGCGCGTGACGATCTCCGATCTGGTCGGTGAGCTGGTGGACGAGCAGCTCGTCGTCGAGAGCGGCCCTGGCCATCGGTCGGGTCCGGGCGCGCCCTCTCGGGCTCTCGCGCTGTCACGGTCGTCGCGCAACGTCGTCGCCGTGTCGATATCGAGCGGCGACACGATCGAGGGCGCCGTCGTCGACCTCGGTGGTGCCGTGATCGCCCGCGAGGTCGTCGAGCGGGGTGGGGCGACCGGGCCGGAGGCGCTCGAGGTGCTCGGCGACCTCATCGATCGGCTCGTGCGCTCCGCGGCGGCTCCGATCCTCGGAATCGGCGTCTCGACGCCGGGCGTCGTCGACGGCGCCGGCGTGGTGCGCGAGTCGTCGCACCTCGACTGGCACGACGTCGCCCTCCGCGGCATCCTGTTCGACCGCACCGGTGTGCCGGTCTCGGTCACCAACGGCCTCAACGCCGCCGGTATGGGAGAGCTGAGCTTCGGAAAGGTCGACCACGATCTGCTGCTGGTGCGGATCGGCGCGGGCGTCGGAGCCGCGGTCATCATCAACGGCGCGGTCGTCCACGGTCGCAACTGGGCGGCGGGCGAGATCGGCCACGTCGTCGTGACCGCGGGCGAGGGCCCCGTCTGCGCGTGCGGGCGTACCGGATGCCTCGAGGCCTGGCTGTCTGTGCCGAAGCTCGAGGCGCGGCTCGCCGGAGCGCCCGACGAGAGCGCCGCGTCTGACATTCGCCGCGAGGCGGGACGATGCCTGGGCATCGCGCTGTCACCGCTGGTCGCGACGCTCGGACTGACGGATGTCGTGCTGAGCGGGCCGGCCGAGCTGATCGAGGGAGAGCTCATCGAGGCGGCGCGCGAAGCCATCGCGGTCCGCGTGCTGCCGATCCTCTTCGACGATCTGACCGTGCGCCTCGCCGAGACCCACGGCGACCTCCGGCTACGGGGAGCGGCGGCCCTCGTGCTGTCGGAGACCCTGGGCCTCACCTGA
- a CDS encoding zinc-binding alcohol dehydrogenase — protein sequence MSAAKTPEWVVREDAAPSVVVALYLRQVLGIRTPDELPHLRGVEAAPIERDPETQAELERQWRAYWEMTVEPLAHTSPVPLDLVDGFDTLVALPTEGFERLELEMRPHAAEAVAFARDVHARYTARSSGAGAVAYRAYAGALAQHERRIGRRAHSFELNVQVLPLSQRGVWWIGALTIAVTDGLRSDVVAFDAAIAPIIAEIA from the coding sequence ATGAGTGCGGCCAAGACTCCCGAGTGGGTGGTGCGGGAGGATGCTGCGCCCTCGGTCGTCGTCGCGCTGTACCTGCGTCAGGTGCTCGGCATCCGCACCCCCGACGAGCTGCCGCACCTGCGCGGTGTCGAGGCAGCCCCGATCGAACGCGACCCTGAGACGCAAGCCGAGCTCGAACGGCAGTGGCGGGCGTACTGGGAGATGACGGTCGAGCCGCTCGCGCACACGTCGCCCGTGCCGCTCGACCTGGTCGACGGGTTCGACACGCTCGTCGCGTTGCCCACGGAGGGATTCGAGCGGCTCGAGCTCGAGATGCGCCCGCACGCCGCCGAGGCGGTCGCGTTCGCGCGAGACGTGCACGCGCGGTACACGGCGCGTTCGTCAGGTGCCGGCGCCGTGGCCTACCGCGCCTACGCCGGGGCGCTCGCCCAGCACGAGCGCCGCATCGGCCGGCGGGCGCACTCGTTCGAGCTGAACGTGCAGGTGCTTCCCCTGAGCCAGCGTGGCGTGTGGTGGATCGGCGCACTGACGATCGCGGTCACCGACGGGCTGCGCAGCGACGTGGTGGCCTTCGACGCGGCGATCGCCCCGATCATCGCCGAGATCGCCTGA
- a CDS encoding FecCD family ABC transporter permease, producing the protein MTSVAARRRVVIVAGVTVTLLAVGVVLSAGLGQLPIGPAEVIGSLLRSVGVPLPWAPTEPLIEQTLWQIRFPRVAMSLLVGALLAVAGAVMQAIFANPLAEPGVVGVSSGAAVGAAAAITLGLSFLGPWSIAVCAFTGGLIATLVVYAAARAQGRTESITLILTGIAVNAFAGAGLALLMFVGDTASREQIVFWQLGSMNGSRWTEVAVVALVGALGTAASLALARRYDLLALGDRTAAHLGVRVEALRIGSIVLVALLTGVAVAFVGIIAFVGLVVPHIVRMLLGPAHRPLIVLSALGGAVVLVFADLLARTVVVSADLPIGILTSLVGGPFFFWLIRRTRRTAGGWS; encoded by the coding sequence ATGACCTCGGTTGCCGCGAGGCGCCGTGTCGTCATCGTCGCCGGCGTGACCGTGACCCTGCTGGCGGTGGGTGTCGTGCTCTCCGCAGGGCTCGGCCAGCTGCCCATCGGACCCGCCGAGGTCATCGGCTCCCTGCTGCGGTCGGTCGGCGTCCCCCTTCCGTGGGCACCGACCGAGCCGCTGATCGAGCAGACGCTGTGGCAGATCCGGTTCCCGCGCGTCGCGATGTCGTTGCTGGTCGGTGCCCTGCTCGCGGTCGCCGGCGCCGTCATGCAGGCGATCTTCGCCAACCCGCTCGCCGAGCCGGGCGTCGTCGGCGTCTCGTCGGGCGCAGCCGTGGGGGCCGCCGCCGCCATCACGCTCGGCTTGTCGTTCCTCGGTCCCTGGTCGATCGCCGTCTGCGCCTTCACGGGCGGACTCATCGCCACCCTGGTCGTCTACGCCGCCGCGCGCGCCCAGGGCCGCACCGAGTCGATCACGCTCATCCTCACGGGCATCGCTGTCAACGCGTTCGCGGGAGCCGGGCTGGCGCTGCTGATGTTCGTCGGCGACACGGCCTCTCGCGAGCAGATCGTCTTCTGGCAGCTCGGCTCGATGAACGGCTCGCGCTGGACCGAGGTCGCTGTGGTCGCGCTCGTCGGGGCACTCGGCACGGCGGCATCCCTGGCTCTCGCGCGTCGCTACGACCTCTTGGCGCTCGGTGATCGCACGGCCGCACATCTCGGCGTGCGCGTCGAGGCGCTTCGGATCGGGTCGATCGTCCTCGTCGCCCTGCTCACGGGGGTCGCCGTCGCGTTCGTCGGCATCATCGCCTTCGTCGGACTCGTGGTTCCCCACATCGTCCGCATGCTGCTCGGGCCCGCCCATCGCCCGCTCATCGTTCTCTCGGCCCTTGGCGGCGCGGTTGTGCTCGTCTTCGCCGACCTCCTGGCGCGGACGGTGGTGGTCTCGGCCGACCTGCCGATCGGCATCCTGACGTCGCTCGTGGGCGGCCCGTTCTTCTTCTGGCTCATCCGCCGCACGCGGCGCACCGCCGGGGGTTGGTCGTGA
- a CDS encoding HtaA domain-containing protein, translating to MRTRRAALQRPLASVLTGALIAMAAVVGVAAPASAAGPTLTTSTTVVANERITVSIAGTGFEVAPQYPGQPSRHAYVALVEKGDLTVDQSSTPNASLDVSAAGEISGSLEQVAAELDRTKAYEIISWPSRSFPTEANLLARADVSIDWAALFPAVAEATTMNLSASPEGTAVEGADVTLTATVSPAASGSVSFTAGDASLGSAPVDGGVASIVASSLAVGTHSIAAAFTPADATAYSASTAPALSYAVTATATEPETPVRVPTLTLSTSTGLDPAGEEITVTGTGYDPAQPIYLTTCTDRPLSEVDFAFISAGCTAGAKLVTSTPRTDTMVKFAADGSFETTLRVAPKGDTTAVYTIADHTGMTNRSQDAKAVVSFATAPAEPLPAPTLTVTPNTDVDPSGATLTVEGRNYRQSEVGAGFALRFGWVAETWKPTDGAADAARPSISYVRVSDAPTGGTNLQWSENADGTVDFSWSVEVDQKSANDKRPGDDYRLGVFTFGNKVSQGLQPDNEIFVPVTWAEVAPQPEPTKSPRITVTPNADLDPAVSNTLTVSGTGFVGDSAANGAYVVFGEKSLWAGAGPLPAEGWVQLAWVRPGSIVGGAFTVELTVPAGSLDPTKSYHVATSAAHALSITDRTLDTFADVTVAQPTAPFVAFAGSATVAQGGVLEFAGGGFAPGDVVTAVAHSEPVMIGTATADAGGRVSFSWAVPAGFATGDHTLELSVGGAVAASAPFRVTAAAVAAAVESPAEPSCVARSVSGATIEWGVKESYRSYITGPIAKGEISGGWGSGSGAYSPENDRGRVSFGGSVHYTGHNGLLDMTLSNPRVQITGANTASLIVNVQSKGYNGSPDVNANGVVFATLSLPAATTTANRISWTGASATLTAAGAEAFAGFYSAGEALDSVNITFPLGAEVPCDASTDATLAATGGQAPVDTLWLGAGMLLIGALAVSFTRRRRSAL from the coding sequence ATGAGAACCAGGAGGGCGGCGCTGCAGCGTCCGCTCGCAAGCGTGCTGACCGGCGCGCTCATAGCCATGGCCGCCGTCGTCGGCGTCGCCGCCCCGGCATCCGCCGCCGGGCCCACCCTGACGACGTCGACCACCGTCGTGGCGAACGAGAGGATCACGGTCTCCATCGCCGGCACCGGCTTCGAGGTCGCCCCGCAGTACCCCGGCCAGCCGAGCCGGCACGCCTACGTCGCGCTCGTCGAGAAGGGCGACCTGACGGTCGACCAGTCGAGCACGCCCAACGCCTCGCTCGACGTCTCCGCCGCGGGCGAGATCAGCGGAAGCCTCGAGCAGGTCGCAGCGGAACTCGACCGCACGAAGGCTTACGAGATCATCTCGTGGCCGTCGCGCTCGTTCCCCACCGAGGCGAACCTCCTCGCTCGCGCCGACGTCTCGATCGACTGGGCCGCGCTGTTCCCCGCCGTCGCCGAAGCGACCACGATGAACCTGTCGGCCTCGCCCGAGGGCACGGCCGTCGAAGGCGCGGACGTCACGCTGACGGCGACCGTCTCGCCCGCGGCATCCGGGTCGGTCTCGTTCACGGCCGGCGACGCATCGCTCGGTTCGGCTCCGGTCGACGGCGGCGTCGCGAGCATCGTCGCCTCGTCGCTGGCCGTCGGCACGCACAGCATCGCGGCCGCGTTCACCCCGGCCGACGCTACGGCCTACTCCGCCTCGACGGCACCGGCGCTGAGCTACGCAGTCACCGCGACGGCGACCGAGCCCGAGACCCCGGTGCGGGTCCCCACCCTCACGCTGTCGACGTCGACGGGGCTCGACCCCGCAGGCGAGGAGATCACCGTCACGGGTACGGGCTACGACCCCGCCCAGCCGATCTACCTCACGACGTGCACCGACCGGCCGCTCTCGGAGGTCGACTTCGCCTTCATCTCGGCGGGCTGCACCGCCGGCGCCAAGCTCGTCACCTCGACGCCTCGCACCGACACGATGGTGAAGTTCGCGGCCGACGGCTCGTTCGAGACGACGCTGCGGGTCGCGCCGAAGGGCGACACCACGGCGGTCTACACGATCGCCGACCACACCGGCATGACCAACCGATCGCAGGACGCGAAGGCGGTGGTGTCGTTCGCGACCGCCCCGGCCGAGCCGCTCCCCGCGCCGACGCTCACGGTCACCCCGAACACGGATGTCGACCCGAGCGGTGCCACGCTGACCGTCGAGGGACGCAACTACCGCCAGAGTGAGGTCGGTGCCGGATTCGCGCTGCGCTTCGGCTGGGTCGCCGAGACGTGGAAGCCCACCGACGGGGCAGCGGATGCGGCGCGTCCGTCGATCTCGTACGTCCGGGTCTCCGACGCGCCGACCGGCGGTACCAACCTCCAGTGGAGCGAGAACGCCGACGGCACGGTCGACTTCTCGTGGAGTGTCGAGGTCGACCAGAAGTCCGCGAACGACAAGCGCCCCGGCGATGACTACCGACTCGGCGTGTTCACCTTCGGCAACAAGGTGTCGCAGGGCCTGCAGCCCGACAACGAGATCTTCGTCCCCGTGACGTGGGCCGAGGTCGCACCCCAGCCCGAGCCGACGAAGAGCCCGAGAATCACGGTGACCCCGAACGCGGACCTCGACCCGGCCGTGTCCAACACGCTCACGGTCTCGGGCACCGGTTTCGTCGGCGACAGCGCCGCCAACGGCGCGTACGTCGTCTTCGGCGAGAAGTCGCTCTGGGCAGGCGCGGGACCGCTGCCCGCTGAGGGCTGGGTGCAGCTGGCCTGGGTGCGCCCGGGCTCGATCGTGGGCGGCGCGTTCACCGTCGAGCTGACGGTGCCCGCGGGCTCGCTCGACCCGACGAAGAGCTACCACGTCGCGACCTCCGCAGCGCACGCGCTGTCGATCACCGACCGGACGCTCGACACCTTCGCCGACGTCACCGTCGCTCAGCCGACGGCCCCGTTCGTCGCGTTCGCAGGCTCGGCGACGGTCGCCCAGGGTGGAGTGCTCGAATTCGCCGGCGGCGGCTTCGCGCCCGGTGACGTCGTCACGGCCGTCGCGCACTCCGAGCCGGTCATGATCGGCACGGCGACGGCGGATGCCGGCGGACGCGTGTCGTTCTCGTGGGCGGTCCCGGCCGGATTCGCGACGGGCGACCACACGCTCGAGCTCAGCGTCGGCGGCGCCGTCGCGGCATCCGCGCCCTTCCGTGTCACGGCTGCCGCCGTCGCCGCAGCCGTCGAGTCGCCCGCCGAACCGTCGTGCGTCGCCCGGTCGGTCTCGGGCGCGACGATCGAGTGGGGTGTGAAGGAGTCGTACCGCTCGTACATCACCGGCCCGATCGCCAAGGGCGAGATCTCGGGCGGCTGGGGCAGCGGTTCGGGTGCGTACAGCCCCGAGAACGACCGCGGTCGCGTCAGCTTCGGCGGATCGGTGCACTACACCGGGCACAACGGCCTGCTCGACATGACCCTCTCGAACCCGCGGGTGCAGATCACCGGCGCGAACACGGCCTCGCTGATCGTGAACGTGCAGTCGAAGGGCTACAACGGCTCGCCCGACGTGAACGCGAACGGCGTCGTCTTCGCGACGCTCTCGCTTCCCGCCGCCACGACGACGGCGAATCGGATCAGCTGGACGGGTGCATCGGCCACGCTGACGGCTGCCGGGGCCGAGGCCTTCGCGGGCTTCTACTCGGCCGGCGAAGCACTCGATTCCGTGAACATCACGTTCCCGCTCGGGGCCGAGGTGCCGTGCGACGCCTCGACCGACGCGACCCTCGCCGCGACCGGTGGACAGGCTCCCGTCGACACCCTGTGGCTGGGTGCCGGGATGCTGCTGATCGGCGCGCTCGCCGTGTCGTTCACGCGTCGCCGTCGCAGCGCGCTCTGA
- a CDS encoding HtaA domain-containing protein has translation MRSFLLTGASLGTLAAASIVLGAAAPAFAIGDVTSMRSERPAASASPSGCTITDATVTWGFKESFRSYISGSIAKGAWEPFGGVGYETPAFTWSGGTGSYDPEAGAGTISFPGGIRFTGHGGLLDSTVQNAVLDLAPASGRVVVDLAGVSMESALAGDDTVVTTPQVPLVTVDLAGLESTVAGDVLTLAATDAATAITEEGYAAFGNYETGTAFDPLSFTASGVCAAPTPTVEPAPAVEASPAADAAESGDDESGSGGALPVALFAAIGGALVATIGGTTAAVVASRRRRREAPADGADDGSAA, from the coding sequence GTGCGCTCTTTCCTTCTGACTGGGGCGTCCCTGGGGACGCTCGCCGCCGCGTCGATCGTCCTCGGCGCCGCCGCACCCGCCTTCGCGATCGGCGATGTCACGTCCATGCGCTCCGAGCGCCCCGCCGCATCCGCCTCGCCATCCGGCTGCACCATCACCGACGCGACCGTCACGTGGGGCTTCAAGGAGTCGTTCCGGTCGTACATCTCCGGTTCCATCGCCAAGGGCGCCTGGGAGCCGTTCGGCGGCGTCGGCTACGAGACGCCCGCGTTCACGTGGAGCGGCGGCACGGGCAGTTACGACCCCGAGGCCGGCGCCGGCACGATCTCGTTCCCCGGCGGCATCCGCTTCACCGGCCATGGCGGACTCCTCGATTCGACGGTGCAGAACGCCGTGCTCGACCTCGCGCCGGCATCGGGCCGGGTCGTCGTCGACCTCGCCGGGGTGTCGATGGAGAGCGCGCTGGCCGGAGACGACACCGTCGTCACCACCCCTCAGGTGCCGCTCGTGACCGTCGACCTCGCGGGTCTCGAGAGCACGGTGGCGGGCGATGTCCTCACTCTCGCCGCGACCGATGCCGCCACCGCGATCACCGAGGAGGGGTACGCCGCCTTCGGCAACTACGAGACCGGAACCGCCTTCGACCCGCTCTCGTTCACCGCCAGCGGGGTGTGCGCGGCCCCGACGCCGACGGTAGAGCCCGCGCCCGCCGTCGAGGCGTCACCCGCCGCGGATGCCGCAGAATCCGGCGATGACGAGAGCGGATCGGGCGGCGCGCTCCCCGTCGCGCTCTTCGCCGCCATCGGTGGCGCGCTCGTCGCGACGATCGGCGGGACGACCGCCGCGGTCGTCGCCTCGCGCCGCAGGCGCCGTGAGGCGCCTGCCGATGGCGCCGACGACGGGTCCGCCGCGTGA
- the nagE gene encoding N-acetylglucosamine-specific PTS transporter subunit IIBC yields MKFFQRLGRSIMLPVAVLPVAAILMGIGNWIAAAAGENIASTFLLAAGGAVLDNMALLFAIGISIGMANKSDGTSALAGLVSWLTVTTLLAPATVAQFFGIEDVAEVDPAFTNIKNVFVGIICGLIGAWAYNRFKDVKLPDALSFFSGKRSVAIVTAGISLVVAVVLLFVWPFVYGGLVTFGEWIATLGPVGAGLYGFLNRLLIPFGLHHALNSVFWFDVAGINDLNNFLGGANGDGVYGVTGQYMTGFFPIMMFGLPGAALAMYVTAKDKRKKVVAGILLSSAVAAFFVGITEPLEFSFMFLAPWLYLVHAVFTGISVFIAALLPTRMGFGFSAGFIDLVLGWFNPLAQNPWMIPVMGVFWFVIYFVVFRFLILKFRLKTPGREDDDALDADAATSGRDAGYGPTAEKMIAGLGGKDNIVQLDNCATRLRLEVADTSRVDSDALKRAGAAGTMISGAKSVQVVYGLNVQFVKDAMDDVLAGREVEPPAASSAPQGAGTVTTSAPAVVRLRQPIAGRVVPLAEVPDPMFSQGTMGPGLAIDPTGDTVVAPADGTVTTVFPTGHAVGMTLDDGTELLIHVGIDTVDLKGRGFQALVQQGEGVHAGHPLLRIDTGVIRGAGYSPITPVIVLNNEHASVEFE; encoded by the coding sequence GTGAAATTCTTCCAACGACTCGGCCGGTCGATCATGCTGCCGGTCGCCGTGCTTCCCGTCGCCGCCATCCTCATGGGCATCGGCAACTGGATCGCCGCCGCCGCCGGCGAGAACATCGCCTCGACGTTCCTCCTCGCAGCGGGCGGTGCGGTCCTCGACAACATGGCGCTTCTCTTCGCCATCGGCATCTCGATCGGCATGGCCAACAAGTCCGACGGCACCTCGGCCCTCGCCGGCCTCGTTTCGTGGCTCACCGTCACGACCCTCCTCGCGCCCGCCACCGTCGCTCAGTTCTTCGGCATCGAGGATGTCGCCGAGGTCGATCCCGCGTTCACCAACATCAAGAACGTCTTCGTCGGGATCATCTGCGGCCTCATCGGCGCCTGGGCGTACAACCGCTTCAAGGACGTCAAGCTGCCGGACGCCCTCTCGTTCTTCTCCGGCAAGCGCTCCGTCGCGATCGTCACGGCAGGCATCTCCCTCGTCGTCGCCGTCGTGCTGCTGTTCGTCTGGCCCTTCGTGTACGGCGGCCTGGTGACCTTCGGTGAGTGGATCGCCACCCTCGGCCCCGTCGGCGCCGGCCTTTACGGGTTCCTCAACCGCCTGCTCATCCCGTTCGGGCTCCATCACGCCCTCAACTCGGTGTTCTGGTTCGATGTCGCCGGCATCAACGACCTCAACAACTTCCTCGGCGGCGCGAACGGCGACGGCGTCTACGGGGTGACCGGCCAGTACATGACCGGATTCTTCCCGATCATGATGTTCGGCCTGCCGGGCGCCGCCCTGGCGATGTACGTGACCGCGAAGGACAAGCGCAAGAAGGTCGTCGCCGGCATCCTGCTCTCGTCGGCCGTCGCCGCGTTCTTCGTCGGGATCACCGAGCCGCTCGAGTTCTCCTTCATGTTCCTGGCGCCGTGGCTCTACCTCGTCCACGCCGTCTTCACCGGCATCTCGGTCTTCATCGCAGCTCTCCTCCCCACCCGCATGGGCTTCGGGTTCTCGGCGGGCTTCATCGATCTCGTCTTGGGGTGGTTCAACCCGCTGGCGCAGAACCCCTGGATGATCCCCGTGATGGGCGTGTTCTGGTTCGTGATCTACTTCGTCGTGTTCCGCTTCCTCATCCTGAAGTTCCGCCTCAAGACGCCGGGGCGCGAAGACGACGACGCGCTCGACGCGGATGCCGCGACCTCGGGCCGCGACGCAGGCTACGGCCCGACCGCGGAGAAGATGATCGCGGGCCTCGGCGGCAAGGACAACATCGTCCAGCTCGACAACTGCGCCACCCGCCTGCGGCTCGAGGTCGCCGACACGTCGCGCGTCGACAGCGATGCGCTCAAGCGCGCCGGCGCCGCCGGAACCATGATCTCCGGAGCCAAGTCGGTACAGGTGGTCTACGGGCTGAACGTGCAGTTCGTGAAGGACGCGATGGACGACGTGCTCGCCGGCCGCGAGGTCGAGCCGCCCGCGGCATCCTCGGCACCCCAGGGCGCGGGCACGGTGACGACCAGCGCCCCCGCGGTCGTGCGGCTGCGCCAGCCCATCGCCGGCAGGGTCGTGCCGCTCGCGGAGGTTCCCGACCCGATGTTCTCGCAGGGGACGATGGGGCCTGGCCTGGCGATCGACCCGACCGGAGACACCGTCGTCGCGCCCGCCGACGGCACCGTGACCACGGTGTTCCCGACCGGTCACGCCGTGGGAATGACGCTCGACGACGGCACCGAGCTGCTGATCCACGTGGGCATCGACACCGTCGACCTCAAGGGCCGCGGCTTCCAGGCGCTCGTGCAGCAGGGCGAAGGAGTACACGCGGGACACCCGCTGCTGCGCATCGACACCGGCGTGATCCGCGGGGCGGGCTACTCCCCCATCACCCCGGTCATCGTGCTGAACAACGAGCACGCGTCGGTCGAGTTCGAGTGA